One Acropora palmata chromosome 2, jaAcrPala1.3, whole genome shotgun sequence genomic window carries:
- the LOC141874626 gene encoding uncharacterized protein LOC141874626, which translates to MTREASHVTEFPSQVLMDLAKSRPFRTKTKDGHFHVCFEKKLKQSAFNNFLLNHTPYRCSLLGEAITSEKMKRRAKRANKACITTESGSSTSVSLPKITQNFESFISSNDAPESNTRETVQEQGTTDLIDRENDAQNPSCAFLSCGAIAIEDSLQTAVPPSHTANRGSSRSRTLPLILNRQNSSCYLRRNVSKFKSLSKLPEKEHRFSKRMESVYSYRPKQSPNDEYTTVMEDGAKVTVKQRRLFIEVFMPRTS; encoded by the coding sequence ATGACGCGTGAGGCATCACACGTAACAGAATTCCCATCTCAAGTTCTTATGGATCTGGCTAAGAGTCGTCCTTTTCGCACAAAGACGAAAGATGGTCATTTCCACGtctgctttgaaaagaaactaAAGCAAAGTGCCTTTAACAACTTCCTGTTGAATCATACACCTTACCGCTGCTCTTTATTGGGAGAAGCAATAACAAGCGAGAAAATGAAACGGCGAGCGAAGCGGGCGAATAAAGCCTGTATCACAACGGAAAGCGGATCTTCGACGTCTGTATCATTACCTAAAATAACCCAGAATTTTGAGTCATTTATCAGCAGTAATGATGCACCTGAGAGTAACACAAGAGAAACCGTCCAAGAGCAAGGGACAACAGATTTGATTGACCGTGAAAACGATGCACAAAACCCATCTTGTGCGTTCCTCTCGTGTGGAGCAATCGCTATCGAGGATTCACTTCAAACAGCAGTTCCTCCTTCTCACACAGCAAATAGAGGCAGCTCCAGATCAAGGACTCTGCCACTCATTTTGAACAGACAGAACTCGTCATGCTATCTTAGAAGGAATGTCAGCAAATTTAAGTCGCTGAGTAAACTTCCGGAGAAAGAACATCGCTTTTCTAAAAGGATGGAGAGTGTTTATTCCTATAGGCCGAAACAGTCGCCCAATGACGAATATACGACAGTCATGGAAGATGGAGCGAAAGTTACAGTTAAGCAACGCAGACTCTTTATCGAGGTATTTATGCCGAGGACGTCTTAA